Proteins from a genomic interval of bacterium YEK0313:
- the oppF_13 gene encoding Oligopeptide transport ATP-binding protein OppF, translating to MTRLLDVENLSRSFEVRLGGGLMRRSATLKAVDGVSFGLDAGRTLGIVGESGCGKSTTAKLVLGMIPASGGRITFAGEPVTARHDAAWRAQRARMQMIYQDPLAALDRRLTLAEQIAEPMIIHRLAATGAERQDRVGALMAAVGLRPDMATRYPHEISGGQRQRAVIARALALEPKLIVCDEPVSALDVSIAAQVVNLFQDLQERLGVGYLFISHDLKVVRQVSHEVAVMYLGRIVERGAPDALFHRPAHPYTRALVAAVPSVHRRRQRERIILAGDPPSPVDVPRGCAFHPRCPLATDTCREVTPILKPGDDGRLVACHAVHDDLKAAA from the coding sequence ATGACCCGGCTCCTCGACGTCGAAAATCTCTCGCGCAGCTTCGAGGTCCGCCTCGGCGGCGGCCTGATGCGCCGCAGCGCGACGCTGAAGGCCGTCGACGGCGTGTCGTTCGGCCTCGACGCCGGCCGCACGCTCGGCATTGTCGGCGAATCCGGCTGCGGCAAGTCGACCACCGCCAAGCTGGTGCTTGGCATGATCCCGGCAAGCGGCGGCCGGATCACCTTTGCCGGCGAACCGGTCACCGCAAGGCACGATGCAGCCTGGCGCGCGCAGCGGGCCAGGATGCAGATGATCTACCAGGACCCGCTCGCCGCCCTCGACCGGCGCCTGACGCTGGCCGAGCAGATCGCCGAGCCGATGATCATCCATCGCCTCGCCGCGACCGGGGCGGAACGGCAGGACAGGGTCGGCGCGCTGATGGCGGCCGTCGGCCTCCGGCCGGACATGGCGACGCGCTATCCGCACGAGATCTCGGGCGGCCAGCGGCAGCGCGCCGTCATCGCCAGGGCCCTGGCGCTGGAGCCGAAGCTGATCGTCTGCGACGAGCCGGTCTCCGCGCTCGACGTGTCGATCGCCGCCCAGGTGGTCAACCTGTTCCAGGACCTGCAGGAGCGGCTCGGCGTCGGCTACCTGTTCATTTCGCACGACCTGAAGGTGGTGCGGCAGGTCAGTCACGAGGTGGCCGTGATGTATCTCGGCCGGATCGTCGAGCGCGGCGCCCCCGATGCGCTGTTCCACCGGCCGGCCCATCCCTATACGCGCGCGCTCGTCGCCGCCGTGCCGAGCGTCCATCGCCGCCGGCAGCGCGAACGGATCATCCTCGCCGGCGACCCGCCGAGCCCGGTCGACGTGCCGCGCGGCTGCGCCTTCCACCCGCGCTGCCCGCTGGCGACCGACACCTGCCGCGAAGTGACGCCCATCCTCAAGCCCGGCGACGACGGCCGGCTGGTCGCCTGCCATGCCGTGCACGACGACCTGAAGGCGGCAGCCTGA